TCTTCCTTATGGTTATTCTTACTTGTTTAGCTTCATCAGGAGTTCTTCTAGGGCAGGCTTCAGATGCACCTCAACCCGTTCTAGTTTCATACAACTATGAAAGAACAGTAAATGCAATAGATCATTCTCCTGATGATAGATATATTGCAGTAGGTCTTGCAGGAGGCTATGTCAGGGTTTGGGATATTGTTGAGGGAGAAGATATTTTTGATCCTGTCGGATTATATGAAAAAGATAGGATGATGCAGCTTCTTTCAAAAGAACCGTATGATATTACAGATATTGAATTCTCTCCAAACGGAAAGTATCTACTTGTGAGTTCGTCAGAATATGACTATCTAAATAACGAATTTATCGGTTCACGTTTGGTAGTATATGATGTTGACAACTGGGAAGTTGTACGAGCCCATGATATGGACAGTACAAAGGTGTGGGATGTCGCTTTTTCTCCTGACAGTAATACTTATGCAAGTCCTTTTAAAATGGATAATGGGAATGGAAATGATCATTCTACTATAGCGTTGTGGGATACAAAAACAGGTGAAGTTTCTCAAAACTTCATAAGTAATAATTATGAACCATATTCAATTGCATTTACTCCCGATGGGAATTTCCTTGTTGTTAGTTTCATAAATAACATTGACTCAGATAGGATAGTTTTTTTTGATTTAAACAACGGGGAAATAGAAAAAACAATCAAGCATCAATCAGTTTCAGACTTGCAGTTTTCTGATGATGGGTCCTTTTTTGTTGGAGGAAGCGATCGCTATGATGAAGCAATTGCTTGGAATACTTCATCTGGTGAAGAATTGTATCGTTTCAAGGGCTTTTCTTCTCCCCCAGATGGTATTTCCTTATCCACAAAAGGAGATTTCTTGGTCGGTGTTGACAACCGAAAAGTGATGGTTTGGAATGTAACTTCGAAACAACTATTAATGGATTCGTTTATCGATTCTGACATCCGCAATTCAAAATGCGTTGATTTCTCTTCAGATGATTCTTACATTGCAGTTGGAGCAAGGGTGGCTGATGATTCGGACTACAAAATAAACAACTCTCTTTATTCAAGAGCCATCCAAAGTGGTGCTGATTCTCGGCAACTAAAAAGCCGATTTTCACATGGAGATGGCATGGTATTTGTTTACGATTTTCAAGAGATAAGTCAAAGAGGGCATTTCAACAAATTTTTAGGCATTGTAAGGGAGTCGCAGCTTAAATCGATTTATGAGTTTTTTGATTTTGGCAAATATGCTATTTTTGCTCTTGCTCTGGTTATCATTGTTGCTAGAAAACTGAAAAAGAAATGAGGCTTTGTGAAAGCTGTTTTGCCCACAAAGTAGCAATTAGGAATTATGTTTCGCTCTCTTAATCACCTGAAGTATATATACAATGCAGGTGTACTTTTCAAAGTATTAACTTTAGATGTAGGTAGATATTACAATGTCTGACTTTCGCAAATTTCTTTTTACTACTCTACTCACTTGTTTGGTTCTATCAGGAGTTTTGTTAGGAGAAGCTTCAGATAAACTGGAGCCAATCCAAATTTCATACAATTATGGGGGCAGTCTCAAAACCATTGACTATTCTTCTGACGGTAGACATATTGCAGCAGGATATGGGGCTGAATTTACTGAGGGCCATGTGATGCTCTGGGATACAATTGAAGGAAAGCCGCTATCCTTTACTCCAGAGTTACTTGAGCAAGACAGGTTAATGGAATTGCTTGGGACTGAACCATATGGGGTTAAGGAAGTAGTATTTTCTCCAGATGGTAAATACTTGCTATCTTGTTCTTCTCGTTTTAATTCTCTTGAAGATGAACTTCTAGGAACACATTTAACGCTATATGATGTGGAAAGTAGGAATGTTGTTCGAACCCATGATTTGCCAGAATCATATGCATGGGAGGTTGCTTTTTCTCCGGATGGGGAAACTTATGCTGCGTTATATGAGATGGATCAAGAATCGGAAACCTCCACAATCTATCTGTGGGATGTAGAAACCGGGAAAGTTGCCAACACTATTTCAAGTAATAATTTTGGAGCTATTTCCCTTGCTTTTAGTCCGGATGGAGAACAACTTGTTGTAAGTTTTCTGAATCACAAAAATCCCGATAGGATAGTCTTTTTTGATCTTGAAAGTGGAAATTCAGAAAAAATAATCGAAGAGCAATCTGTTGCTGATCTCGAATTTTCTGCAGATGGAAGTGTGCTTGCAGCCCGCAGTCGCCACTATGACGAAGCAATTGTCTGGGATTCCACTTCCGGTGAAGAGTTGCATCGGATAATCAATTTTGGACATCCGGAGGACATCGCTCTTTCAGGAGATGGGAAATATTTAGTTGGTGTTGGGATGAGGCTGATGGCATGGAACATCTCTTCGCAAAAAAAGCTGCTGGATATTTGGGATCGCGATCAACTTGAAGGTTACAATAGCATCGATTTTTCTGATGACAACAACTATGTGGCAGTTGGTGTAGATTTAGAGGAGGATTCAAAATATGGGATAGGTGGAGAAGCTTGGAGAGAAGCTTTTGGAACATCTGCATTTTACAGTGAAGTACCATTTTTAAAAGGTTCTATTTTCATCTATGATTTTCAGGATATAAAAGAAAATGAACACCATACAAGCTTGAAAGATCTGCCTGAGATGATTCCTCAAAATATTTTGTTTATTCTGCTTGGATTGTCGTTCGTAATTATTTTGTTAGTAGGAAAACGGTTTAAACATTAATCTAACAGTTTGAAAACCAACTCAAAATGTAGAAAAGGGGGTAATGATGCATGTATTACCCCAAATTAGTACAACTCGGTTTTCAGAAATACAGAGCATCCTTCGGGCACGCTTCCACGCACCGGTTGCACTTGATGCAATCCGGATTGTTCCCTATTTCCCTGACAGAAAGCTGCATTGGGCAGATCTTCTCACATTTCTTGCAATTTACGCAGGCATCATGTACCATTTTGAGCTGATGTTTCTTACCGCCGATGATTCGTTGCATGGTACCCATGGGACAAACTGTACACCATGTTCTTGAGCTGAAATAGCCTCCCATAAGTGTTGCAACAATCGTCGTTGTAAGGCACATTGATGCGAAGATTGTTCCGACCTTCTCAAAGGTATTCTGTGTTGTGAGGGCGATGGAAAGCCTGTTGACCATGAGGCTCATCATGAAGACGATTGCAGGAACCCTTATCCAGAGACTTGAGAGGATTTTTGGTATGTTCTGTTTTCTCGAAAATTTGCCGAGCACGAAATCGTAAAGACTTCCTCTGGGGCAGAGGTTTCCACAGAACCATCTTCCACGGAAAACACTTGTTGTAAGCAGTGTAACCATTACGACCAGCATCATGTATCCGAGTATGGGATACCAGAGCCCTCCGATGGCTGCAATCAGTACGATAATCCAGAGATAAGGAGTAATTTTAAGCATTTTTACCAGTTTTCCAGTTCGTTTTCTACTTTCTTGGCCCACTTATAGACAATTTCCATAATGATTTTCTTAATCTCGTTTTTGTCTTTCAGCATGTAGATGTAGGTATATCCTCCTTTGTCCAGATTATTCTGGGATTTTGTCAGCACTCCTTTCTCGTGCAGTTTTTTCACAGAGCGCTGGACAGTGGAAAGATCAAGACTGGTTTCTTTTGCGATTGAGTCAGTGGTATGCCATTCCTCAGGCTTTCTTATAAAGTGGTCCATTATTTTCATATCTGCACGGGTAAGTGCCAGAGCACATTTTATCACTTCATCAATCCGGAACTCTTTGCAGGCAAAATCAACCATATAATACCTCCATCTTGTTGCAGTACTGCAATTATCTGACAGTCTATATATACATTCTCGAGTACTGTTCATTTTTGTACAAAAGTGGCAGTACTTGCTGTTTCGAGATATATTTATCAATAATGGCTCGTATGAAACTAGCAGGCGATGAACATGAGCAAAAGCGAATACATGCTAGGAAACGTTGCCATAGCCCGTGGAATTGTGGAAGGCGCTGTGGACGTTGTATCCGGGTATCCGGGAACTCCTTCTTCTGAAATTATTGGGACCCTCTCATCAATGAAGGAAAGGGATTTTTACGTAGAATGGTCCGTCAATGAAAAAGTAGCCCTTGAAATTGGTGCCGGTGCTTCCATGTCAGGAGCACGGTCTGTTGTTACCATGAAACACGTAGGGTTAAACGTTGCTGCTGACCCACTCATGACCCTTGCATACATGGGTGTCAAGGGCGGAATGGTTATCATAGTGGCTGATGACCCATCATGCCACTCTTCACAAAATGAACAGGATACAAGACGCTATTCAGTTTTCTCCATGATGCCATGCCTTGATCCTGCAACCCCGCAGCAGGCAAAGGACATGATCCCCTATGCATTCGAATTATCTGAAAAATTCGAAATCCCCGTAATCTTCCGTTCAACCACCCGTATTTCCCACGGGAAATCAGATATTGAACTTGGTGAAATTCAGGAAAAGAACAGGGAGATATACTTTGAGAAAAATCCTGACCGCTGGGTCATGGTTCCGAAAAACGCTCGTGTACGTCATCCTCATCTGCTGGCAATCCAGTCTGAAATCCAGAAAGAACTGGAAGACTCTCAATGGAATGAATTATGCCTTAAAGAAGGAGCAAAAATCGGAGTAATTGCTTCAGGTGTTTCTAGTGCCTATGCAGAAGAAGCCCTTGAGAAGCTCGGTGTCGAAGCATCCCTGCTTAAAATTGGAACCTATCCAATTCCAGAGACAATGGTCAGGGAAATCCTGTCAAAGACAGAAAAAGTGCTTGTAATCGAGGAACTCGAACCAATTGTGGAAGATATGTGCAAGGTGATTGCAAGGGACAATGATCTTCCTGCAAAGATCCTTGGCAAAGCAGATGGATTGGTGGCAAGGCTCGGCGAGCTTAACGTTCATGTTTGTGAGAAAGCAATTGCAGATGCCTTTGGAATAGATGCTGAACTGGAATGTCCGGTTCCAACCAACCTTGAGTTGCCTATAAGGCCTCCTGCAATGTGTCCGGGATGTTCCCACAGGGGTGTATTCCACGCCATGAAGAAAGTCTTCGGCAAGGATGCCATATTCCCCAGCGATATCGGTTGCTACACACTTGGTATCCAGCACGGGACTGTTGACACAACCCTTTGTATGGGTGCAAGTATCACAGTAGCTTCCGGAATCTATGATGCGGGAGAAACCCGTCCAATATGCTGTACCATCGGTGATTCTACTTTCTTCCATACAGGAATGAACGGTCTTTTGAATTCCGTTTATAATAAATCAAATATTACAGTCCTGATTCTGGATAACCGAACCACTGCCATGACAGGACATCAGGAAAATCCGGGTATGGGTAAAACCGCTACAGGTGATCCAACTGTAGAAATTGATTTCGAACTACTCTGTCATGGATTGGGCGCTGAATTCGTGGAAACGGTTGATGCCTATGATATGGCAGCTGTAGAGGACGTTTTGCAAAGGGCAAAAGACTATGAAGGTGTTTCCGTAGTCATTCCAAAACGCGAATGTGTGATTTCCGCCAGAAGAGGTGGAGCTCGCTTTACACGTTATACTATTATCGAGGATACCTGCATTGGTTGTCGCAAATGCCTTAGTTTCGGCTGCCCTGCAATTGAATTCGATCTGGATGCTAAGAAAGCGAAGATCAATGCCATGTGTACTGGATGTGGGCTGTGTGTCGACATATGTCCGGTCAATGCAATTGTGGAGGTCCAAAAATGAGCCAGACAAATTCTGCTTTTGACCTTGTAATTTCCGGAGTTGGTGGGCAGGGTGCAGTTCTTGTGTCCGATATCATTGGGAAATCTGCAGTGAAAGAAGGTATCAGTGTAAGGGCTGCAGAAACACACGGAATGGCACAGCGTGGTGGGTCTGTCATAAACCACGTTCGCATTGGATGTGAACTGGGCTCTCTTATCCCCTGTGGCAAAGCTCACGGGATGCTTTCCCTTGAACCTGCTGAAACATTGCGTTACATCGCGGATGTTGCAGAAGGTGGCATCGTCGTGATGAACACCTGTGCAATTTACCCGGTGACAGTAGCTTCAGGAGTATGTGGCTATTGCGATGTCCAGTCTATCGTGGCCGAACTTGAGAAAAAATACAATGTAATTGCTTTTGATGGTACATCTCTTGCAATACAGGCAGGCAGCATTAAAGCGTTAAATGTGGTTATGCTGGGTGCAATTTCCCGCTATCTTCCATTTTCAGAAGAGACAATTCTGGAAAGCATAAGAAGTATGGTTCCTCCCAAAACTATCGATGTTAACCTTAAAGCTTTCAGGCTGGGAAGGGAAGCTACAGAAGAATAAACTCTGAAGGTAATTTATGTACAACATACCTGCCTCTGACTTTGATCTTGATTATACGCTTGATTGTGGGCAGGTATTTCGCTGGAATCAGGAAGGCGACTGGTGGCATGGTGTCGTCAAAGGCGAAATTGTTCATGCTTTCCAGGACAGGGAAACTGAATCCCTGATTCTGGATTCTCGTCTTCCCGAAGATTATCTTTACCGATATTTCAGGCTTGACGACGATCTTCCTTCCATTTTTTCCGATATGGATAAAGATGCCTACATCCATGAAGCCATTTCCAAATACAGTGGCTTGCGTCTCATTTTACAGGAACCATGGGAATGCCTGATTTCTTACATGCTGGCTACGGCTTCCAATATTCCGCGCATCAAGAAAACCATCGGGACAATGTCACGTTTGCTTGGTGAAGATCTTGGGAATGGTTTTTTTTCTTTCCCGGAACCAGAAGCATTGGCAGGTTGCTGTAGCGATGATTTATGCGAATGCAGGATGGGTTTTCGTGCCAGAAGGCTTGTGCAGGCAGCACAGCGGGTAGCAGATGGGGAATTTGATCTGCATGCTCCTTTTGAGATGGATTACAGGGAAGCAAAACAATATCTCATGACCATAGAAGGAATCGGGGATAAAGTAGCCGATTGTATCCTCCTGTTTTCATACGACAAAATGGAAGCATTTCCTGTTGACACTCATGTCGAAAAAATAGTCAAACAATATTACTCAGACAGCTTTGGAGGACCTTACACAAAAACAAAAATGGCAGAATGGGGTATTTCTTATTTTGGAAAATACTGTGGTTATGCACAACAGTATCTTTTCTACCAGCGACGCCTTGAAGGTGCACTTGGTACCAGTCTCTAAAGCTTACAGGAACTCCCGTAGTTGGGAGCGATAACCCTCCTCCTCTATCTGGAGAATTTCTTTTCCTGAAAGAATTACGTATCCTTCTTGAATACTCTTTTTGATATGTTTTCCAAGGGCGCAGTTGTGAAGTTCAGATTCCAGTAAATCTTTTGCATTGGAGAATCTTCGAGGCAGTTCTGCAACATATTTTCCGTCTTCAATGTAGAATGAAAATGTATTGGAGTTATTGACGTGTTTTTCCTTGAATTTCTCAGAATGGTCTTGCACCCACACAGGGGGTCCAAAATGCTTTCGGACATTAGACAGGTTTATATTTTCAAGCTCTGCGATCAGTACTGATTTTTCATCGGCCCACACATTGGTTTTGATTACACGGAAGTCGTGTTGCTCTAAAAGCAGTTCCACGGATTTCTGCATTTTGAAGAGTTGCGGGTAGAGGATATCTTCCACGATGTCCGGCGTTTTGAAGCAAATAGAAACAAATCCTGTATTTCTTCTCTCGAATGAATTGATGATCTCATCATCAGACATGGGAATTGGTTCTGTTTTTTGGAAGAAATTTTCTACAGGACTCTTAAGATAATCCCTTGAAAGGGAGATAAATTGTGTAAACCTATCCGTTGTAAGTGCTGCTGCAACATTGCGATTAGGATCAGTTGGATCAATCACTACCATCGAGTCTTCAAAACCATGTTTTGGTTTCACCATTTCAATTGTCTCACCTGGTTTCCATGAAGCTGCAGCCTGCAGCACATCCTCAAATGATCCATAATGGATAACCAGCAGTTCGGTCAGATATCCTGAAAACCCGCCGGTTTTGAGTTCGGAGCCATACACTCCGCCGGCCTTCATGAACTGTTTCAGGAGAAGCACGTCGTTTTCAAGTCCGCCTATATGTTCCTTTATAAAGAGATTATGAAATGGTGTCCTGTCGACAGCTGAGATGATATTCTCTGCGCTTTCTACCCTGTAGCATGGAACAATGTCCACATCAAACCCGGAATATTTGAGTTTGGTATAAGGGTGTTCAGCGTAACCTTCTTCCCAGCTTTCAGCTTCCTTTGCCATTTGTCGACCTATCAAAAGCCCATATTCTTCAAGTTTTTTTCGTGGAAGTGAAGGTTCAAAAGAAATGAAAATATCCAGATCATGGGTGCCGGAAATCCAGGTTCCTCTTGCTGCAGAACCAACCAGTTGAAGCTCTGCCCCGGAAATGTCATTTTCAATCGCAAGTTCCTTTGCTCTTTTCATCAAATAAGAGGCTGTGTTTTCAAGCCTGATTTTTTCTTCATCAGAAGGTTTAATTCTTTCAAGAACTCGCTTTTCAATCGCATCCATGCATATCATTGTCTTAATCGCTGAGTTACTTATAGGTTAATTTGTAATGTAAATGTTCCTGTCTTTCCCAGAACTGTTTTTGAGATTTGGTTCAAGAACTGCAGTAATATAGCAGTTTTTATCAACACAACGATAGTAATTTATACTAATCTCCACACAACTATTTTGGGTTTATGGAGTGTGTTAACGGAATAACATGATAGCAATGGCTTTCTGTTATCCGCACGATATGATATTCCTACAGGAGGAAATTATGTTAAGCGAGAAAATGACTGAAGCATTAAATGGCCAGATAAATAAGGAGATATATTCGGCATATCTCTACATGGCAATGTCAGCTCACAGCACATATACAGGCCTTGATGGGTTTGCAAACTGGTTTATGGTACAATATCAGGAAGAAATGACCCATGCAATGAGAATTTATAACTATCTGAAAGATCAGGGTGCAAGGATTGAACTTCAGGCTATCGAGCAGCCTCCGGTAGAATTTGGCACTCCGCTTGACATGTTTGAGAAAACACTGGCACATGAGCAGTTTGTCACAAAATCGATCAACGATCTTGTAACTCTTGCAAATGAAGAGAAGGACTATGCTACAAGTATTTTCCTCCAGTGGTTCATTACTGAACAAATAGAAGAGGAAAGTAACGATAATGAGATAATAGGCAAGTTAAAACTGGCAGGTGAAGATGGTAACGGTCTTTTCATGATCGATAAGGAACTGGGTACAAGAGTATTCGTTCCGCCGGCAACAGAAGGACAATAAATTAAGGAGTTTTGGATATGGAAATTGGAGAATTATTGAAAGGGAAGCTTTCCGAAGGTAAAGAGAAACACGTACCGGTAATAGATATCGGGAAATCCCATGGATCTGAAGTTGAAGACCTTGTTACTGTTACTGTAGGCAAGGAAGTTGCTCACCCTAACACTGTTGAACACCACATCGCATGGCTTGAACTATATGGTGTAAAGGATGATGGTCAGGTTGTAGATATTGGTCGTGCTGAATTTGGTCCTTCCTACACTGCTCCACTTGCGCGTTTCAAGGTTGATGTTGCTGGCTTCAAGGGATTCTTTGCTCTTTCCTACTGTAATATCCACGGCCTCTGGCAGAATGTGGTTGAGCTTTAACTGACAGGTGGATACATGGATTCAATTGCAGATGAGGTAAAACAGGTCAAAGGTTTCATGCCACGTGCCATAAGGTACGCAAAGAGCATGGACGATGACTTCGGGGAAGCAGTCGCTGGCTTTTACAAATCTGTATGGGCTGAAAGGGAAGGTGGTCTGTCACTTAAGGAAAAACACCTCCTTGTTTTCACAGTTGCCTGTGCCAACAACAACTCTGAAAGTGCTGTCAAGATTCTGGAGCGTCTCAGGAAATTTGACGCAAGCCGGACTGAAATCCTTGATGCAATGATGATTGCAGCATGGACTGGTGGAATCCAGAATTTCACAGATTTTAGCAGCGTTGTGCTTAAGCAAATGGAAAAGATTGGAATCGAATAAATCAAAAATTCTGCCCTGCTATTTTCAAGGGCAGATTAACTTTTAGGTTGACATGAAACTCGATGAGGTTCTTCTGGCAGAAAATGTGGGCGGATACGATCTGTTCCTGAGAGCAATAATCGGCCCGGCTTTGCTCATAGCTCTTGCTATGGATTTAATAGAAACATCGCCGTGGAACTGGATTGCAGCGATTATAGCATTTGGAAGCATTTTTTCAGGAATAACCCGTCACTGCACACCGTACTACTTTTTGGGAATAAATACTGCGAAGAAATAAGTGTTTCACGCTTATCTCTTCAATGCTTATATTTCAAAAGTTCTCCTCTTTTCCCACCAGAGTTTTACCCTTGTACTATGGCCATTTTCCACAATGCGGTTATCCTGCATTTCAAGTGTTTCTTCCAGATAGTCCCTGATTATTTTCTCCTGCTGGTCCGTTTCAATGGTATATCGGGACATGAAAAAATCAAAAGCCTCATCCATGGAGGAAAAGGAATTATTATAACCGAGGGGAAAAACATGCATGTCCGGATAGATTCCCATGCTGTAGAGTACATTGTAAAGGACATCACATCTTGGAGAGGGTGTGTAATTTTCCCCATAAAGGAGAGGCCACAATTTGTAAGAATGGTCATCCCAGGGGGTTTCACCTGCAAACCAATAGAGATATACATACTTTGAAGAAGCATCCTGCATTTTCCCGATTGCTTCTTTTATGTCGGGCATGCCTAATGAAAAGGAAGCAATAACAATATCATAGGGTACTTTCAGATCCTTTCCAACATCCAGATCTTCCCAGCGCTTGTTAACACAATCGATGTTTTCCACGCCGTAGCGCTCTATATTTTCCTGCAGGATTTCCAGCATTCCCCTGCTTGGTTCAACAGCCGTTACATGTGAGACTCTTTCTGAAAGTGGAATTGCAAGACTGCCGGGTCCCGCACCTATATCCAGTACCCTGCAATCCGGAGTAAGGGGAAGTTCATCCAGTGTTTTTTCCACTCTTTCCCGATTTTCGCAGGATCTTTTCCAGAAACGCTCCGCATTTTCCCTGCTGTCCCACAAATTTGCACAGTCACCACGGTTTTTATTGTCATCTTTGCGGTTTGCCTGAATCATCTCTTTCCAGACTTCATTCCAATCGATTGAACTCGTTTTCATAATAACACATCCTGTCAGTCAGTCCTGCGTTTCAGGATAAAGAATGTTATTAACAGACCGGATGTAGCTGTAAGGCTCAAAAAACCGGGGATGCTTGCAAGGTTTTGTTTTTCTGCTGCAGTTTCTTCAGTAACCAGGGTTTGTACGTTATCCTCTTCGGATGATGTTGCAGAGGGCAAAGGGGCAGAAGATTCTTCCGTAAGGGTCGTATCTCCCTGTGAAGCCGTTTCATTAGCGACATTTACATCGTTTTCAGATGAAACAACGACATCAGCCTCTTCTGTTTCAAAAACTATATTCATTGCAGGATAGAACAAATATCCGCCGTTGGATCCCTTTCCGGCCTTGGATGTTTTAAAGTACCAGTCATCTGTAAAATATGTTTTATCATTTATTTCCAGAGTGATTCTTTTACTATTGGACATATTGATCCAGCTTTCCGACACTTCCCTGCATTCAAAAAGTCCAAATTCATCTCCTTTCTCAATGATTTTGATATTATCCTTATCTATCAACCAGGTATATTTGAAAATGGCAAATGAGTCGGAAGTGCTTCTGAAAGTATTATCAAGATATGTGACAAAATAAACCACGTCTTCGGATCCAGCAAAATCATCTTTTGCAATGAAAGCACGGTCATCGTCATTGCCTTCCATATCAAGTACAACTGATTCCAGTTCTTCCTCATCTTTGTAAAGGATAACAAAAACCTTGCCTGCATCTACATCCAGTTGATCTAATTTCAGGCTGTATCCCTGACCAAGATTCCATGATTCGCCTTCTTTAAGATCTTTTTCCGCATCGCCTCCCTGTTCGGTTATGAGGGTTGCCATTTTACCTGCGTCGTCGTCAACAACAATGTATTTCTTCCCGAACCACGGAATTACGGAATAGGTATTAACAGCAGTAGCATCGGTTTTGGCACTAAGTTTAAATTTTTTGCTATAGGAGTGAGTGCTGTAAATGAGTTCTTTTTCATCAATGATGTTGTTGTCCGGTGCCGCTCCAATGGCAGGATTTTCCGTATCAATATTCAGGTAGTATAATATTTCTGTATTTGATCCCGCATCATTTAATGAAAAATAAAGAACACTCCAATTGAGACCATCCCACACGATGGCAGACGCATTGTTACCACTGTCAAGAATATTCCCGCGCACTTCTACCGAATCAGCGGAACAAATACCGCTGACAAGTGCAAGTGACATGAATACAATCAATACTATGCTTAGTTTTCTGAATATGGTTTTTTGAATAGGCCATACCTCCTTTTCAGATATTCCATCAATTAGTGTTACTAAAAATAAATATATTCAATATTAATGTTACTAATTAATTAAAACGTAATACTAAACACATATTATTTATAGTTTCAGTAGTAACTTTGTTAACCTTGTTAATTTATACAAAATCCTCCTCGCAACTGGCAGGAGTTAGCTAAAAAAGTTTGAAAAACAATGCAGTTGCCTTTTACAATACAAGGTATCGTAATCAAATATGGTTCGATCCCTGTACAGTTGGGCTCCATTCGTGCTCTTAAATTTTGCAGCCCCAGCTAATACAGGGGTAAAAGAAGTTTCCGAAAAAACAAAATCTTCTGTATTTTGAATTGATGTTCAGAAATACTATTCTGATCTGCGATTAAGTGTTATCTTTTGAAAAATTCAATGCACAAAACTAAGGAAGATCAATCTTCAAATATTTCCTCATCTGTCAGATAGCATGCCGGATCGTTGGCCCAGACGTTGCCATAAACTGCTTCTGCTCTTACCCTGAAGTTTCCGTTACAGGTATCGAGCCATTTGCATTTTCCACATCTATCAGCATGCTCTTTTAGAAGAGGTTTCCGATCTTTTAGTCCTGCAAGCAATTCATCGCTTAAGTCAGTCCAGATTTCACTGAATTTGCGCTCTCTCACATTACCGATTGTGTAATGTCTCCAGAACTGATCCGGATGAACCTTGCCATCCCATGAAACACATCCTATTCCGATTCCAGTGGAATTACCGCCATTCATCTTCAAAAGCTCAAACACATCCGCCGCTCTTTCCGGGTTTTCTTCCAGCAACTTCATGTAAAT
This genomic stretch from Methanohalophilus levihalophilus harbors:
- a CDS encoding ferritin produces the protein MLSEKMTEALNGQINKEIYSAYLYMAMSAHSTYTGLDGFANWFMVQYQEEMTHAMRIYNYLKDQGARIELQAIEQPPVEFGTPLDMFEKTLAHEQFVTKSINDLVTLANEEKDYATSIFLQWFITEQIEEESNDNEIIGKLKLAGEDGNGLFMIDKELGTRVFVPPATEGQ
- a CDS encoding carboxymuconolactone decarboxylase family protein; the encoded protein is MDSIADEVKQVKGFMPRAIRYAKSMDDDFGEAVAGFYKSVWAEREGGLSLKEKHLLVFTVACANNNSESAVKILERLRKFDASRTEILDAMMIAAWTGGIQNFTDFSSVVLKQMEKIGIE
- a CDS encoding class I SAM-dependent methyltransferase translates to MKTSSIDWNEVWKEMIQANRKDDNKNRGDCANLWDSRENAERFWKRSCENRERVEKTLDELPLTPDCRVLDIGAGPGSLAIPLSERVSHVTAVEPSRGMLEILQENIERYGVENIDCVNKRWEDLDVGKDLKVPYDIVIASFSLGMPDIKEAIGKMQDASSKYVYLYWFAGETPWDDHSYKLWPLLYGENYTPSPRCDVLYNVLYSMGIYPDMHVFPLGYNNSFSSMDEAFDFFMSRYTIETDQQEKIIRDYLEETLEMQDNRIVENGHSTRVKLWWEKRRTFEI
- the cca gene encoding CCA tRNA nucleotidyltransferase; translation: MDAIEKRVLERIKPSDEEKIRLENTASYLMKRAKELAIENDISGAELQLVGSAARGTWISGTHDLDIFISFEPSLPRKKLEEYGLLIGRQMAKEAESWEEGYAEHPYTKLKYSGFDVDIVPCYRVESAENIISAVDRTPFHNLFIKEHIGGLENDVLLLKQFMKAGGVYGSELKTGGFSGYLTELLVIHYGSFEDVLQAAASWKPGETIEMVKPKHGFEDSMVVIDPTDPNRNVAAALTTDRFTQFISLSRDYLKSPVENFFQKTEPIPMSDDEIINSFERRNTGFVSICFKTPDIVEDILYPQLFKMQKSVELLLEQHDFRVIKTNVWADEKSVLIAELENINLSNVRKHFGPPVWVQDHSEKFKEKHVNNSNTFSFYIEDGKYVAELPRRFSNAKDLLESELHNCALGKHIKKSIQEGYVILSGKEILQIEEEGYRSQLREFL
- a CDS encoding S-layer protein domain-containing protein; amino-acid sequence: MSLALVSGICSADSVEVRGNILDSGNNASAIVWDGLNWSVLYFSLNDAGSNTEILYYLNIDTENPAIGAAPDNNIIDEKELIYSTHSYSKKFKLSAKTDATAVNTYSVIPWFGKKYIVVDDDAGKMATLITEQGGDAEKDLKEGESWNLGQGYSLKLDQLDVDAGKVFVILYKDEEELESVVLDMEGNDDDRAFIAKDDFAGSEDVVYFVTYLDNTFRSTSDSFAIFKYTWLIDKDNIKIIEKGDEFGLFECREVSESWINMSNSKRITLEINDKTYFTDDWYFKTSKAGKGSNGGYLFYPAMNIVFETEEADVVVSSENDVNVANETASQGDTTLTEESSAPLPSATSSEEDNVQTLVTEETAAEKQNLASIPGFLSLTATSGLLITFFILKRRTD
- a CDS encoding YgaP family membrane protein, translated to MKLDEVLLAENVGGYDLFLRAIIGPALLIALAMDLIETSPWNWIAAIIAFGSIFSGITRHCTPYYFLGINTAKK
- a CDS encoding desulfoferrodoxin family protein, yielding MEIGELLKGKLSEGKEKHVPVIDIGKSHGSEVEDLVTVTVGKEVAHPNTVEHHIAWLELYGVKDDGQVVDIGRAEFGPSYTAPLARFKVDVAGFKGFFALSYCNIHGLWQNVVEL